The proteins below are encoded in one region of Pelagibacterium flavum:
- a CDS encoding P-II family nitrogen regulator — MKKIEAIVKPFKLDEVKEALQEVGLQGITVTEAKGFGRQKGHTELYRGAEYVVDFLPKVKVEVVVPDQLADKAIEAIRNAAQTGRIGDGKIFVSTVEQAIRIRTGESGDEAL; from the coding sequence ATGAAAAAGATTGAGGCCATCGTCAAACCCTTCAAGCTCGATGAGGTCAAAGAGGCCCTTCAGGAAGTTGGGTTGCAAGGCATCACGGTGACGGAGGCCAAGGGTTTCGGGCGTCAGAAGGGCCATACCGAACTCTACAGAGGCGCCGAATACGTCGTTGATTTCCTGCCCAAGGTCAAAGTCGAGGTCGTTGTCCCAGACCAGCTTGCCGACAAGGCGATCGAGGCGATCCGCAACGCGGCGCAGACCGGTCGCATTGGCGACGGCAAGATTTTCGTTTCGACGGTCGAACAGGCCATTCGAATCCGCACGGGCGAAAGCGGAGACGAAGCCCTCTAG
- the bufB gene encoding MNIO family bufferin maturase, protein MNRYNTLPQQAGVGLKPEHYGEILESRPSVGFFEIHAENYMGDGGAPHRYLAAIAETYPLSLHGVGLSIGGENDLDRAHLARLKHLIETYKPASFSEHLAWSTHDSAYLNDLLPLPYTPRTLDQVCRHVDDVQQTLGVAMLLENPSTYLLFEESTIDEVDFLAAIAERTGCGLLLDVNNVMVSSVNHGWDPKDYIDRFPIEFVGEIHLAGYDETLDSAGARLLIDAHGSAVRPDVFDLYVHTLGRTGPIATLVEWDNDVPDLPTLMSEARMAQAALDKALPGVRSAAQ, encoded by the coding sequence ATGAACCGCTACAACACCCTTCCCCAGCAAGCCGGCGTGGGCCTCAAGCCCGAGCATTACGGGGAAATTCTCGAAAGCCGTCCGTCTGTCGGATTTTTCGAGATCCATGCCGAAAACTACATGGGAGATGGCGGCGCGCCGCATCGTTATCTCGCTGCCATCGCCGAGACCTATCCGCTTTCCCTGCATGGCGTCGGCTTGTCGATCGGCGGAGAGAACGATCTCGACCGCGCCCACCTCGCCCGTCTCAAGCATCTCATCGAGACCTACAAGCCCGCGTCATTTTCCGAGCACCTCGCCTGGTCGACCCATGACAGCGCCTATCTCAACGATCTGCTGCCGCTTCCCTACACGCCACGAACCCTCGATCAGGTCTGCCGCCATGTCGATGACGTCCAGCAAACGCTTGGCGTTGCCATGCTGCTCGAAAATCCATCGACCTATCTTCTGTTCGAGGAAAGCACCATCGACGAGGTCGATTTCCTCGCCGCCATCGCCGAACGGACCGGCTGCGGCCTGCTGCTCGACGTCAACAACGTCATGGTCTCATCGGTCAACCACGGCTGGGACCCCAAAGATTATATCGATCGTTTTCCCATCGAGTTCGTCGGTGAAATCCATCTCGCCGGTTATGATGAAACCCTCGACAGCGCCGGTGCCCGCCTGCTGATCGACGCACATGGTTCGGCCGTCCGCCCCGATGTCTTCGATCTCTATGTCCATACGCTCGGCCGCACAGGCCCCATCGCCACACTTGTGGAATGGGACAATGACGTGCCCGATTTACCCACGTTGATGAGCGAAGCCCGCATGGCCCAGGCCGCGCTCGACAAGGCTCTCCCCGGCGTCCGGAGCGCGGCACAATGA
- a CDS encoding serine hydrolase domain-containing protein, which produces MTISIFSRPVGMLAMAAVMSMPLAVSAQDAANPSPLTTVLDAAESLEPLRTVTISLDGEIIADRGYNGYTSSDPTNIKSASKVIVTTLVGIAIDKGLLEGPEQRVADLLTDDLPSDPDPRLDRITLSHLMSMQAGLEATSGANYGRWVASSNWVRSALAQPFVAEPGGPMIYSTGSTHLLSAILTEVGGASTRQLARDWLGLIDGFAITGWLQDPQGIHLGGNELAMTPLSLLALGEMIRNGGVTEDGERIVSEDWIEQSWQQRTTSRFGGHGYGYGWFLTELGGHEVSYAWGYGGQMLYIVPGLDLTVVMTSDPNSPSGGNGHRDRLHDLLADIIGIYDSGARE; this is translated from the coding sequence ATGACCATTTCAATCTTTTCTCGCCCTGTCGGCATGCTGGCAATGGCCGCCGTCATGTCCATGCCCCTCGCGGTTTCGGCGCAGGATGCGGCGAACCCCAGCCCGCTTACGACCGTTCTGGATGCCGCCGAAAGCCTCGAGCCGCTGCGCACCGTCACCATTTCCCTGGACGGCGAAATCATCGCCGACCGCGGCTATAACGGCTACACCTCCAGCGACCCCACCAACATCAAATCGGCCTCCAAGGTCATTGTCACCACCCTGGTCGGCATCGCCATCGACAAGGGTTTGCTCGAAGGCCCTGAACAGCGGGTTGCCGATCTGCTCACCGATGATTTGCCTTCCGATCCCGACCCGCGCCTCGATCGGATCACCCTGAGCCACCTCATGTCGATGCAGGCGGGCCTCGAGGCAACGTCCGGCGCCAATTACGGGCGATGGGTCGCGAGCTCCAACTGGGTGCGCTCAGCCCTCGCCCAGCCCTTCGTCGCCGAACCGGGCGGACCGATGATCTATTCCACGGGCTCGACCCATTTGCTCTCTGCCATCCTCACCGAGGTGGGCGGCGCCTCGACGCGTCAGCTTGCCCGCGATTGGCTTGGCCTCATCGATGGCTTTGCCATCACCGGCTGGCTTCAGGACCCCCAGGGCATCCATCTTGGCGGCAATGAACTCGCCATGACACCACTCTCCCTCCTGGCGTTGGGCGAAATGATCCGCAATGGCGGCGTCACCGAAGATGGCGAACGGATCGTCTCGGAAGACTGGATCGAGCAATCCTGGCAACAGCGCACCACCTCCCGCTTCGGCGGGCACGGATACGGCTATGGCTGGTTCCTCACCGAGCTTGGCGGTCACGAGGTTTCCTACGCGTGGGGCTATGGCGGCCAGATGCTCTACATCGTTCCCGGCCTCGATCTGACCGTCGTCATGACCTCGGACCCCAATAGCCCGTCGGGCGGCAACGGCCATCGCGATCGCCTTCACGACCTGCTCGCCGACATTATCGGCATTTATGACAGCGGCGCGCGCGAGTAG
- the tig gene encoding trigger factor, whose translation MNVTETLNEGLRRKLDVTIPATALASKLDEKLDEVRGKVQIKGFRPGKVPTAHLKKVYGRSLMSEVLQDSINETVSKTLEERSEKAATQPEIDLSEDQALINRVLDGEGDLAFSVSYEVLPPVSLMDFKTIKLEKPVIEVTDAEVDEEVEKFFKQNRPYEDKGDDAVVEDGDRVGLSFVGKIDGEPFEGGSADHTHLTIGSGQFIPGFEEGLIGVKKGGNKTIKVTFPKDYQNEELAGKKAEFDVNVLHVDGPKADVELNDEFAKTLGLEDLAALKTAIRGQIESQNKNLSQQRLKRLVLDALDEGHKFDVPAKLVESEFDAIWNRVKHEVEHHGKTFESEGTTEEKAQEDYKKIAERRVRLGLVVAEIGNVNEITVSDEEHQQALIAEVRRFPGQEQQVYDYYRKNPNALAGLRAPIFENKVVDFVVELADVKEKKISREDLVKLVREGEDGFDIDSDHDH comes from the coding sequence ATGAACGTAACTGAAACTCTGAACGAAGGGCTGCGCCGCAAGCTCGATGTGACCATTCCGGCGACGGCGCTCGCATCGAAACTCGACGAAAAGCTCGACGAGGTTCGGGGCAAGGTGCAGATCAAGGGCTTCCGCCCCGGCAAGGTGCCGACCGCGCATCTGAAAAAGGTCTATGGCCGCTCGCTGATGAGCGAAGTGCTGCAGGATTCGATCAACGAGACAGTTTCCAAAACGCTCGAAGAGCGTTCGGAAAAGGCAGCGACCCAGCCCGAAATCGACCTCAGCGAAGACCAGGCGCTCATCAACCGCGTGCTGGACGGTGAAGGCGACCTCGCATTTTCAGTCTCTTATGAAGTGCTTCCCCCGGTTTCGCTGATGGACTTCAAGACCATCAAGCTTGAAAAGCCGGTTATTGAAGTGACCGACGCGGAAGTCGACGAGGAAGTCGAAAAATTCTTCAAGCAGAACCGTCCTTATGAGGACAAGGGCGACGATGCCGTTGTCGAAGATGGCGACCGGGTCGGTCTTTCGTTCGTCGGCAAGATCGACGGCGAGCCCTTCGAGGGCGGTTCGGCCGATCACACCCATCTGACCATCGGTTCGGGCCAGTTCATTCCGGGCTTCGAAGAAGGACTGATCGGCGTCAAGAAGGGCGGCAACAAGACCATCAAGGTCACGTTCCCCAAGGATTACCAGAACGAGGAACTGGCCGGCAAGAAGGCCGAGTTCGACGTCAATGTGCTCCATGTCGATGGCCCCAAGGCCGATGTGGAACTCAATGATGAGTTCGCCAAGACACTTGGCCTCGAAGATCTCGCGGCGCTGAAGACGGCGATCCGCGGGCAGATCGAAAGCCAGAACAAGAACCTGTCGCAGCAGCGGCTCAAGCGCCTCGTTCTCGATGCGCTGGACGAGGGCCACAAGTTCGACGTGCCGGCCAAGCTGGTCGAATCCGAGTTCGATGCGATCTGGAACCGGGTCAAGCACGAGGTCGAGCATCACGGCAAGACCTTCGAATCCGAAGGCACGACCGAGGAAAAGGCGCAGGAAGACTACAAGAAGATCGCCGAGCGCCGCGTGCGGCTGGGGCTGGTCGTTGCCGAGATCGGCAATGTCAACGAGATCACCGTGTCGGACGAAGAGCACCAGCAGGCGCTGATCGCCGAAGTGCGGCGCTTCCCCGGCCAGGAGCAGCAGGTTTACGACTATTACCGCAAGAACCCCAACGCTCTTGCCGGCCTGCGCGCGCCGATCTTTGAAAACAAGGTCGTCGATTTCGTCGTGGAACTGGCTGACGTCAAGGAAAAGAAGATCAGCCGCGAAGATCTGGTCAAGCTGGTCCGTGAAGGTGAAGACGGGTTCGATATCGACAGCGATCACGATCACTGA
- a CDS encoding BufA1 family periplasmic bufferin-type metallophore, with the protein MNLNIASVALAASLATALGTAGAAPAIAQDDMVKCYGVSLAGQNDCAAGPGTTCAGTSTVDYQGNAWTLVPSGTCESMELPGDRMGSLEPLERDVPA; encoded by the coding sequence ATGAACCTCAACATAGCCTCAGTCGCTCTCGCCGCATCGCTGGCGACAGCTCTCGGAACCGCCGGCGCTGCCCCGGCCATCGCCCAGGACGATATGGTCAAGTGCTACGGCGTCTCGCTTGCCGGTCAGAACGATTGCGCGGCCGGCCCCGGCACCACCTGCGCCGGCACCTCCACCGTCGACTATCAGGGCAACGCCTGGACACTGGTTCCCTCGGGCACCTGCGAAAGCATGGAATTGCCGGGCGATCGCATGGGCAGCCTCGAGCCGCTCGAACGCGACGTCCCCGCCTGA
- the glnA gene encoding type I glutamate--ammonia ligase: MSSANDLMNKIKDEGIKYVDLRFTDLRGKLQHVTMDASVVDAEMFEEGVMFDGSSIAGWKAINESDMVLMPDNDSAYVDPFFSAPTLCVNCDILEPATYQPYNRDPRSIAKKAEAFVKTSGVGDFVGFGPEPEFFLFDDVKYSTSTYKVGFQVDSSELGSNSDADYEGGNTGHHIALKKGYFPVPPVDSAQDIRGEMLEALAAMGVVVEKHHHEVASAQHELGIKFAPMITAADHVLLYKYGVQQVAQSYGKTATFMPKPVYGDNGSGMHCHQSIWKDGKPLFAGDEYAGLSMECLYYIGGVIKHAKAINAFTNPTTNSYKRLVPGFEAPVLLAYSARNRSASCRIPFGQSPKSKRVEVRFPDPLANPYLAFTALLMAGLDGIKNKIHPGDPMDKDLYELPKEELQGIPTVSASLREALESLSADRDFLKAGGVMDDDFIDSYIDLKMEEVIKFEHTPHPVEYEMYYSA, encoded by the coding sequence ATGAGCTCAGCAAACGATCTTATGAACAAGATCAAGGACGAAGGCATCAAATACGTTGACCTTCGCTTCACCGACCTGCGCGGCAAGCTTCAGCATGTCACCATGGACGCATCGGTCGTCGACGCCGAAATGTTCGAAGAAGGCGTCATGTTCGACGGTTCCTCGATCGCTGGCTGGAAAGCCATCAACGAATCCGACATGGTCCTGATGCCCGACAACGATTCGGCCTATGTCGATCCGTTCTTCTCGGCGCCGACCCTGTGCGTGAACTGCGACATTCTCGAGCCCGCCACCTACCAGCCCTACAATCGCGACCCGCGCTCGATCGCCAAGAAGGCCGAAGCGTTCGTCAAGACCTCCGGCGTCGGTGATTTCGTCGGTTTCGGTCCCGAGCCCGAATTCTTCCTGTTTGACGACGTGAAGTACTCGACCTCGACCTACAAGGTCGGTTTCCAGGTCGACTCCTCCGAACTCGGCTCCAATTCGGACGCCGATTACGAAGGCGGCAACACCGGCCACCACATCGCGCTCAAGAAGGGTTACTTCCCGGTTCCCCCCGTCGATAGCGCCCAGGACATCCGCGGTGAAATGCTCGAAGCCCTCGCCGCCATGGGCGTCGTTGTCGAAAAGCACCACCACGAAGTGGCCTCGGCCCAGCACGAACTCGGCATCAAGTTCGCGCCGATGATCACCGCTGCCGATCACGTCCTGCTCTACAAGTATGGCGTCCAGCAGGTCGCCCAGTCCTACGGCAAGACCGCAACCTTCATGCCCAAGCCCGTTTATGGCGATAACGGCTCGGGCATGCACTGCCACCAGTCGATCTGGAAAGACGGCAAGCCGCTCTTTGCGGGCGACGAATATGCCGGTCTGTCGATGGAATGCCTTTACTACATCGGCGGCGTCATCAAGCACGCCAAGGCCATCAACGCCTTCACCAACCCGACCACCAACTCCTACAAGCGTCTGGTGCCGGGCTTTGAAGCCCCCGTCCTGCTGGCCTACTCGGCCCGCAACCGGTCCGCTTCGTGCCGCATCCCCTTCGGCCAGAGCCCGAAGTCCAAGCGCGTCGAAGTCCGCTTCCCCGATCCGCTTGCCAACCCCTACCTCGCCTTCACCGCCCTGCTCATGGCTGGCCTTGACGGCATCAAGAACAAGATCCACCCGGGCGACCCGATGGACAAGGATCTCTACGAACTGCCCAAGGAAGAGCTCCAGGGCATCCCCACCGTTTCCGCCTCGCTGCGCGAAGCGCTGGAAAGCCTCTCGGCCGATCGCGACTTCCTCAAGGCAGGCGGCGTGATGGACGACGACTTCATCGACTCCTACATCGATTTGAAGATGGAAGAAGTCATCAAGTTCGAGCACACCCCGCACCCCGTCGAGTACGAGATGTACTACTCGGCTTAA